From Thermoleophilia bacterium, a single genomic window includes:
- a CDS encoding universal stress protein, protein MFKRIVVGTDGSDSAREAVRQAANLAQLTGADLDVVSAYEPVPSSRSSAEAAGAPADVAHEFGPREDVNFALDGAAGIAKDFDVEITRHPLDGDAADAIIQVAKDTGADLIVVGNKGMTGAKRFLLGSVPNKVSHHSPCSVIIVHTT, encoded by the coding sequence CTGTTTAAGCGAATTGTGGTTGGTACCGATGGTTCGGACTCGGCGCGGGAGGCCGTCCGCCAGGCCGCCAACCTGGCCCAGTTGACCGGCGCCGACCTCGACGTGGTCAGCGCCTATGAACCGGTGCCGAGCAGTCGGTCTTCGGCCGAAGCGGCCGGCGCCCCGGCCGACGTGGCCCACGAGTTCGGGCCGCGCGAAGACGTCAACTTCGCCCTTGACGGTGCCGCCGGCATCGCCAAGGACTTCGACGTCGAGATCACAAGACATCCGCTCGATGGGGATGCCGCCGACGCGATCATCCAGGTCGCCAAAGACACAGGCGCCGACCTGATCGTCGTCGGCAACAAGGGCATGACCGGAGCCAAGAGATTCCTGCTCGGGTCCGTACCGAACAAGGTCTCGCATCACTCGCCTTGCTCGGTAATCATCGTTCACACCACCTGA